One Dysidea avara chromosome 8, odDysAvar1.4, whole genome shotgun sequence genomic window, CGACGAGGTATACAAACCGTTGCTTTATTAGGATTTGGTACAGTGTTGTCTTACTTGTTGTACAGGTACCATCAGAATATCACAGAACTGATATTCACACCATAGGGTTATTTAGTATTTCTGTATTTATTGTGTAGGAGTTAACATATATTAAATAAAACTTTTCTGTTTGATAACATAAAATAACTCTGTCAGTATTAGCAGGTAAAACATACTGTACAgaaaataatattgttattCTGTGTACTTATTCAAAATTACAGAAATaataactctgtatataaataaaataaaagctCTCTTATATTTTGTCAATTCAAGGGACAGCATCATGTGGCCATTTGAGGTGTTTGTGAATACTCTTGTTCCCCCTTGCCTGACGACCATACACTTCAAGATTCTGTCCTGACCTCCATCCGACCTCCCTGGCAGTTGTGATTGGGAATGGATTAGTGTCATCTTGTTTGGGTAATGGTAGAGGGGGTAGTTTGAGTGGTGACTGCTCTGGACTCTTTTGGTCGCCATTTTTCATCACTTCTGCTTCGTCCTCATTAGTGTACCACTGTTGTCTAGTGTCCAGTATTTCTCTGCGTAACTATCATAAACATAGTTATTACCTGAACGTTGTAGCAGATCACAATTGATTCAAGAGGCTTATTTTGTACAAAATCATGATAAAAACTACAGGCTTTTATCCTACTAACCAGACTGTGTTTTTATATTGGGGCTGAGAAAAAGGTCCAGTGAATATGGCTTGGTTCGGCTTGTTTTTGGACACTCAACAAGCACATTAAGTACAAGGGTAGCTATATCAAACAGGCAAGGTTTATAATTAATGATCactcagtgggcgtggctccatgtaagcagCAATGGGCATAGATTTgtgataaatgggtgtggctgtaCGTATGCCTGTAGACACAAATCCCAATACATGGGTGTGGCTCGCAAAAGAAGCTGTGACTAGGCTATGATGCGTTAAGTTGCAAAAAAAGGAAGCAATTTTACATACAATGAAAACAGTGGCCACCTGTTTATAACACCACCTCTTTCTCTCTATAAAGACAAAAGAATTTGTACACTAACTCACCCGTCTAAAGCAGCATTCTGCCAGCTTAGATGAGTCCATTGCATGTGGAAGGTGTGAATGTTCTTGCTAATGAACAAGCCTTTCCTGCAGCCTAACACCAATCAGACACTGCGCAATGGAATCCCCAAATTTCAGGAGAATACATAGTGGTATGTTTCTGACCCAATCACAAAAGAAAATAATGCACTTACCAACGGGCAGATGTGGGGGTTAGGTATGATTAGTGGGGAATCGACTGCTAACCTTGGCCCAGGTAGTGGGGTATTTGACCAACAAAGCTGATATCTTGTTGAGCTTTAACACTCTCAGTCTTTTCTTTCAAACACTGAGATCTCTCACATTAAGGTCTTCAGTATGTATCTCTTCCACTCAAGGTTCACTACTAGATCACGTGCAAAAGCAAGCTGTTTGGTATTATTATAATGATTGCAAAGCCTCATAAGAGAGTATAAAATGTAATATGGGTACAAAAACACTAAGTAGGTCAGTTTCATTTGGTAATTTGCTCCATGATATAATGGTAGCCAGAAAGAAACTGAATTTATTATATACATCAATCCGTGTAAATCATGGCCTCTGGTAATTCCACGAGACACGTTGAGTGATGTAGCTCCAAGCCGAGCATGAAAACTGAAAAGTGCTTTAGTGTCACTTGGTAGCTACGCCTTCTGGTCATGGTAGTAAAATGAGAGTTGTTGTCTTGCTATCCCCTACCATTCCCGTGGTCTTTCACTGGGGGATAAGTGGGGATTATGGGCATGAAAAATGGCTCCAGGTAATGGGGGTTAGAACTTTATAATgttcaaatccccacctctgcccaAGTCGTAGTAGTGGGGCAAAACATTGATAAGTGCATAATACAGTCTGGCTACACAAGACAAGCCAGCTAGCTTGCAAGTGTTTATACAATTGGCTAGTCACTATTATCATACAGCTGCGGATCACTACGTTTACCTGTTTGTAGTATTCTGATACAAATCCCCAAGTCTGTGGCCAATTTTTGGAGGCAACATATTCGTGATGCACATGGGACTTCCTACACAAAACACCAGAAAGTATATATTGTCACCTTTGTTTCGTCTTGGCACTCAccaaatttcattgttgtgtaCCATGTTACATTGCGCTGGCGTTAATTTCAAATTCGCAGCAGCGGCCATGCTGCGTGGTTAGTAGAAACACTTTCAACCCGACTTGACACTACGTTTGCTCCACGGTCTACGCCTCAGGCCTAGTTCGATGTTTCCATAGCAACAAAAATACTCACGTGAACTACAGACGTAAACCGAACAAGATTTTAATTCGCGTAAGTATGCAGCAGCATTGTATAGTACTGGTACTGTGTCAGTTTGCGATTCAAAATGTTATTTTTGTTCGAGTTTTTATAGCAGAC contains:
- the LOC136263218 gene encoding ciliary microtubule inner protein 1-like yields the protein MAAAANLKLTPAQCNMVHNNEIWKSHVHHEYVASKNWPQTWGFVSEYYKQLRREILDTRQQWYTNEDEAEVMKNGDQKSPEQSPLKLPPLPLPKQDDTNPFPITTAREVGWRSGQNLEVYGRQARGNKSIHKHLKWPHDAVP